A segment of the Ochotona princeps isolate mOchPri1 chromosome 16, mOchPri1.hap1, whole genome shotgun sequence genome:
AGCTTTTGTcatgctcttaaaaaaaaaaagccatacacacatctttttctttattttttcttggaaaggcaaatttatagagacaaggagagacagacaggtcttccatcagctggttcactccccaactggccacaatgcccggagctgagcccatctgaagccaggagcttcttccaggtctccccaacaGGTGTAGGCATCCagggccttggaccgtcctccactactttcgcaggtacatgaacagggagctggatggaaaatggagcagctgggactcagaccggTGCccgtgtaggatgctggcatggcaggtggaagttttagctgctgcaccacagtgccggcccccacACTAAGATGTTTTCATGCACACAGAGTATTACATCCCACAGACTCAAGGACACCACCCTGAACGGTGTTGGGCAGAGTGGTTTTTATGATGCTACTGGTCGGGGTGGCTGTCATGACACGATGGGGAGACTGCTATTGGGGACACCTGAGTCCCATATCGGGTGcctgcctgagccctggctgctctgctcctgaacCAGCTGTCTGCTACTGAGCCTGGGAGGCCGCAGCGGCTGAAGCTGAGGTGACCCAAAGCtagaagccacgagcttcttctgggtctcctacacgggtgtgggggcccaagcacttgggccagcctctactgctttcctagactgtaagcaaggagctggcttagagtggaccagctgggaaagaaactggtgcccatatgggacaccagtgccacaggtggagaattacCTTGCTGTGCCACATTTGAAACCATGCTACAGGTGGTATGTGACCGCAGTTTCGAAAAAGGGTGCATTTTTCGCATCAGTCGCAAAGTGCGCAGTTCTCTGGAGGATTGGTTGAGATTCGTCTGGTTGTCAGTGGTGTAACTGGGTCACCTGACGCTCCTTGTCTGGCCTGCTGCACCACCCGTGgtctgctgggctgtgtggcctGCTGCCATAGGCACTGGGCCGTGGTGAATGCCAGCTCTCCTCTGCTCCTTCTCGAGTGTGACCCGCTCTATGGCCAACCCTGGATCCTGTGGCCACGGAGCTACAAGGGAAGTTGGGAAACGTGGCCTGCATCCCAGGGATGCTGGGCCCAGTGGGTACATTCAGGTTCTGTGTGCTGGTGCCCAAGGAGGAGGATCCGGTTTGAACCTGGCTAGCTGACCCCCTCCTGTTGCACACTAACCGTATTTGAGCTCCCGCAGGCGCCGTCTGTGTGGGGTACGCCTGCGTGGGGTACGCCTGGACCGTCAGTCCGCAAAGGGTCGGTGCTCAGTAAACGCTGGTGGGTTGGATCAGCTATTTTCCACCTCCacccattcactcactcattcattcttcaCTTTGCTAACCAAGTGTGCTGGACcatgggcagcaggaagacaAACAGATGCGTCTCATGCCCTTGTGGGGGTTTGTCCAGGCGGGGTGGTGGGAACAACAGCCAGCCCCAAGTGTGTGGTGCATGCCACCTGGAGGCCTGGCGGCAGTGGGGTGCCAGAGGTCGGGGGAGGAAgtgctgggggctggctgggctgaggagAGCAGTGCTGAGGGCTGCCCCTATCGCCccgagggaggagtgggagggcgTGAGATGACAGGGCTAGGGGTTTGTCTTCACAAACATGACTTGGGTGGCCTGGGGGTGGCGCTGGAGGGGCAGCTGAGGGcgtcggggtgggggtggcaggacaGAAGCCGAAGTGAGCTGGGATGTGATagtggctggggttggggagcTCGCTTGGGgacctggctgtggctggggcaggccagggtgCATGAGGGGGGAGGTCAATCCAGGGCCCCAGAAATCTGTTCTTCCCTCAGAGGACCTCGTGTTTACCTGGGAGGAGAATCGGAAGTTCATCCTCCGGGGCTGGTCTCTTGCCTTCAGCATCCTGGCCACCGTGATGGTGCTCAGTGTAACGGACGGGCGCATGGCCTACGTGCAGGGCTCCTACACCGGCTACCTGGGCTTCTGGACTGACTGCAGGAGGCACCAGTGTGCTGTCAAGGGCCAGGTGACAGGTGAGTGGGAGCCGGCGTGGCCTGTGGGTCTCCGTGGGGTGGCAGCGGGGGTGGGGTGAACCGGCCTGTGGGTCTCCGTGGGGTGGTGGCAGGGGGGTGTCTTTGCAGCGACTTTGAAGGGAGTGTTGTGGGAGAGTACTCTCAGGACTCAGTGGGGGCTGACCGGGGCTGTCTGTCCCCCAGTTCTCATCCACATGAGCAAGGGTTTcatgctgctggctctggccacCTGCCTGGTCCTGCTGCCGGCCATGGGTGTCTCCTTCTGGCGGGCTTTCCGCAGCCTCAGCAAGATGGACCTGGTCTTCAGCTCTCTCAGCATCAGCATTGGTAATGGGGGGTCCCCTTGGGGCTGCAAGGGGGTGCTCAGAGCCGGGGAGGGGGGTTACTCCCTGTGCAGCCCCTTGCTGGTCTCTGGCCCCCATCCCAGTGCAGGCTTCTTGATTGCTGTCAGCCTGACCCTCTTTGCTGTCAACTGCGAGTCGCTGTACCCCAGGCCACAGGTGTCCTACCTGGTGACCTTCTACCTGAGCTGGTGTGCCAGCGCCTTGATGCTGTGGGCTGGTGAGGGCACCGCCTCGCCTccggggaaggggtggggagggcccGGGCGGCTCCCGGGGGCCGTAGGGTGGTAACCCCAGGCCCACCCAGCCCCCTTCTGCAGGGGCCCTTTCCTACTTGAACCAAGCGGGCATGTGGAGCAGGGGGTCGCCGTCCCGCCTGCAGCAGATGAACTACCGTCGGTGGGCCTCGCTGCGCGGTGCCTTCAGGTCTGCTTCCAAcctggcagcagaggctggcccagtaCCCGGCCCAGACCCAGACGCACCGACTGCCTGCACGGTCAAGGGCCAGCGCAACAGTCCATCTCGGACATAATACAGACACTGCCTTGCAACGACGACGCGGACCTGGGTCCGGGCCACATACCCCTGGACTCGCCCGCCCTCGGCGGCTTCCTCCCTGCCAGTGGGTCCCACACCTCTGCACCCAGGGGCTCCTACCTGGGACCCTGATGCCTGCTTCCTGCTCTCTCCAGGGTTTCACCCCGGAGTGGCTCTCCAACCAGAGCTCTGATCTGCCTCCCAGAGCCCCCACGCCATCCGCAGGGGTACACTCACTCGCTGTGCAGGCTTGGGCAGGACAGGCCCCTCCCCAAAGGGGGCGTGATTCGCAAACACCGGCTGGGCATCCCTGGCTTGTCCTTCTGCCCACCCACCCTCAGCTTTCCCGGCCTCTAGCCTCACCtgctgggcagggaggagggtggggggTCAGTCCTCGGAAAATGACAGACTTAGACGAGATTTTGCTGTATGTTCTGTGTTTACTGGAGGCGGGGAACTGGCGGGGGCGGGCAGGGCAGACGCGACTCAGGGGTTTTGGGCCATGGTGTCCTGGATCCACTGCACGTAGGACAACACTCGTGTGTACACGGCGGGTTTGTTGGGTCTGCCACAGGGTATGAAGCCCCAGGACAGGATCCCTTGGAGCACACCTTCGCAGACCAGAGGGCCCCCAGAGTCGCCCTGGGGAACACCAGgtaaggaggagggagagaaggagagagagtgacgAAGGCTGGCTGGCCTGGCCTCCCTGAGCTCCCCCAGGGCTTCCCAGGGTCCAGCTGTGACCACAAGGCCAGCTCCAGGGCTCATCCCAGAGGCCCGCACCCCTGCTTCCAGGATACAGGGTTAAAAGGGACGGTTGTGTGGAGGGGAGAGGCGGGCAGGGTTGGGGTCCCAGGTGTAAATTTGTGAAGggcagagtgggagagggagGTGAGGCGCTAGGGACAGTGGGCTAGCAGCTGGGACAGGTGCACCCCAGGCCtgagctcccctccccctggcccAGAAGGGGGCACTGGGCTCACCCGACAGGTGTCCTTGCCGCCCTCCGGGAGGCCGGCACACAGCATGAACGGTGTTACTTTATAGATGTGGTTTTGCTTACACACGGCGTTGCTCTGTATGTCCACGTTCAAACACTGGAGTTCGTCTGGGAACAAGACTGGGGCGGCCAGGGAGAGTGAGGGCTGTGGCCGGACCCGCGCCAGGACCCTCAGCCCTCCCTGTAACACCGGGCCGTAACGTACGGGTCCCTGGCGTGATGCTGCCCCAGCCCGAGGTCAGGCAGGTCGTCCCTATGGGGACCTCGTGGGTGGGCAGCTTGAGCAGCTGCACGGCGTCCGAGAGGGTCACGGGCTCGGCCAGCCGCAACAGCATGATgtcgtggctgaagtcctcgcccagGTGGCGCGTGTGGTTTTCCAGGAGGGACATGTTGAAGTCTGGGTGTGGGAAGCTGCCGGTGACCTGGACGTACTGCGCTTCCGGCTCGTTCTCAAACAGGTTGTGGCGACCGACCCACAGCTGGTAATTTCTAGGCAAAGGTGGAGGAGGCATGGTGAGGACAGAGCGGTAGAAGGGAGGAGGGTAAGGGGATGAGGGGGtgctgggagaggagggagagtgtGAGAAGCAGGGGGAGAGAAGCCAGGGATGAGGGGAGGCTGAGGATGGAAGGGGAGGACACTGGACGCTGAGAAAAGacggaggcagggagggagggagggagggagggagggaggcagggaggccgggaggcagggaggcagggaggcagaggggcggggcggggcctgcaAGCCGCCCAgctacagctggggctgggctgccgGTTCCCAACAGCCCGGCCTGGCCCCCAGCCCAAGGTCAGCACCCCTTCCCACACAGGACCTAGTCTCCctgttctccccctcctccttcccctccaccccaccccagttccagctcagccctgccctgcctgcgccccctccttccctccttccctcccacaggGGTCTGAGGGTCCAGCAGAGTGGACTGGACGCACGCAGAAGCCCCCTCAGGCCACACAGGTTGGGGCGAatcccacccacacccactctggggGTGCTGAGTGTGGTGGGAGAGGGGTGTGATGACCCCTAAGTCATGGGCAGGGACAACGGGGCGGGAACAGGAGGGCACACAGTCCCCGAGCGAGACCCACAGCTAGCGCAGGGCGCCCAGTCTCGTGGGAGCAGGGATGGTGATTGGGCGGGAGTGGGTGATGGGGCGGCCCTGGGCCCCAACTCTGCAGTCTGGGCCCTTATCCCAGTGGATGGGCCCGGTCCCACCCTACTCACTTGCTGATGCAGTGGGCGGCTGTGAGCACCCACCGGGGGTCCACCAGGACACCCCCGCACTGCAATGTGCTATAGCTGTATAGAGccacctgccagggctgggagtgcTTCTGACACGGCTGGCCCCCTACAATCCGGGACTGCACAGGGGGCATGGCGCCTGCGGGGTGGACAGGAAAGGTTGAAGGGGAAGATGGGGGCGGGGGTATGgaagggctgggagagggagccccactgtgggggcagggatggtGGGAGCTTCCAGGAGGGGCTGCCCCTGGGCTCAGTGGGGTCCTGGGAGGGGAGAGGCCACTCCACGGAGAGCAGTGGAGCTGGCCAGCTGTCCGGGTGAGAGACTCAGGATGGGATCAGGAGCAGGCGCTGGGGGGCCAGTCAGGCCACTGGGGGCGCTCTGAGGCCATGGTTTGGGGGAACTAAAGACAGTGTGCTGGGGGAGTGGAGGACAAAGGACATGGACAAGTGGGATTGGGAGGAATggctggggcctgggccaggctcacGGGCTGAAGCAGGCTGTGGTTTTAGGGGCCAGAGCTGAAGGGGACTAGGGAGAGGTGTCAGGCCTGGGCATCTGTGATTCTGGGGGTCTGGGACAATTGGGGTTCTGGATGAAGGAGGGGAAGGGCGGAGGAGGGACGTGGGCTCTGAGGAGAATTTGgggttctctctgcctccctgtgaGTCTGGCGTGGCGCCAGGATGGGGTCCCCAGGGGCAGGTGGTTGACGGACACCCCGGGACAGCGGAAGGGCAGGCTGGGACTGCTGCAGGATTTCAGGTGTTCTAAGCCCCGCACAGGGAAGCGGCTAAGGGCAGCCCAGTCCTGGAGCGGGGTAGGGTTGGCTGATTCTGGGGGTGGGAGCCCAGggagggatggggcaggggtgggaaggAAGGATGCCGAGGTTGGGGTTGGAGGGTTTGTTCCGAGGCAGAATTTCCACCGCTGTGGAGTGGAATTTGGGGGCAGCAGTCAAGGCGTGGAGGACGCAGCTGGGAACTGACAGCTGGATATAGGAGGGGGTTCTTGGGGCCCAATCAGGGGGCCCTGGAGCTGGGTTACCAGGGACCACAAAGaactgtggggtgggggagatcaGGGTTGCAGAGTCATGGAGTTTGGGGGTGCTGGTGTGACATAGGCCGatggtcccagctctgccctttggTCAAGGGGGCGGCCGCCGGGTGTCAGCTACCGAGGGATCAGGACCCGTGCCTCCTCCCGCAGCCCCTCCCCCCATCTCACCGGTCCACCCCCACGACAGGGCGAGGCACAGAACCAGGAGCCACATGGTGACAGAAGTGTCCAGGGCCAGGTCGGGCTGGGAGCTAGCAGCTGGGGATACTGTGCAGGGGAGCCCTTTAAAAGCCTGAACGTATCCCGCCACCCCCCGCCAGCTCCACCCTTGTCCAGCCGGCTGCCAAGGCTCTGCCCCTCTTCTCGTGGGGGTGAGggcacacacaccctcccccacgctgtggaaggggagggagaggctgCACCTGCTATCCCGCAGGTACCTCCATCCTGCTGGACATGTTCCCAAGTGCTTGGTCAGACCACGTGGGGTGGCACTGCAGCTCCTGGGGGCCTTGGCTCCGGGGCACAGAACTAGTGTAACCAGGCTGGGAGGCCGGAGGGGTGGAACTGCCTGTACCCCAAGACCCAGAGGCCCCCCCAATCACTTCTCAGCTGCCCACTCCCGTGTTGCAAGCCTGGGCCTTCAGAAGGCCTGGGacgaggacttggggaggggtttCTAGAGGCTTCCATAGGTGTTCCGCACACAGTCAGATCTGGGGGGGCACCCTCAGGTCCAGAGGGCTGGCTGGGACGAGATGGTTGGCATTTCAAAAATGGATGTCCTCGCCACCACAGAGAGCAGGGTTGGGTAGGGATGGGGGAAACAGCCTCCTTCGCCCATGTGGGTGGTCGAGGTCATGCCCTTCAGATTCCGGGGGACATGGACCAAGAGCCCTGCCCGGTCACGGTCAGCACCGCATTCCTCCAGACAAGGGTTAGGTAGGCACCCCCTCGCCCCCCTgaaagtcaaaaacaaaacagacagtgGAGTGGGGTGGGCAATCTGTTACTGGATATCTGGCAGGTGGCATGGCGACCAGCATTGGCTTTAGGAGCGGGAGCACAAGTCATGGGTTTGGGGTGGTGGTGGCCCAATTCTGCCCCAGACTGCGAGGTGGGGTGCTCCCAGCCAGTCGTGGAGGGcggcgggggcagggggaggccTCTGCTCGGTCAGGGGGCCTGGGACAGCCAAGTCGGTGGATCAGTTGATCCTCATCGTCTCCTGGATCCACCCGATGTAGCGGCAGACTTTGGTGTAGACGCCAGGCTTGGTGGTTGTGTCACAAGGGACGTCCCCCCAGGACACGATGCCCTGTAAAGCTCCACGGCAGATCAGAGGGCCCCCGGAGTCACCCTGTGGACGTGGGAATCTCCGATGGAAGAGACACCTCTTGGACACAGCCCCCTAGCGCCATCTTAATCACCCATCCCTAAGTCAACCCAAACCCTGCCTCTCCCCCCACAACCTCCTCTCCTACACCACCCCCCCACCTGACTGCCCACCCGGCACACCTCCATGCTACACCGGCCCGATCATAATCCCCACGCCTTCCCCATCCCAACCAAAGCCTGCTGGGTCCCAGCAGACCTATGCATGCCAGTCCCAAACCAACTGTGCGTCTCCGACCTCACCCCCATTTTCTCTGCCCTTCCTACTCCCATCTCCAAGCCTAACTGGGTGCTAGGTCACCTTTTCCTGCCCCAAGCAGACCCTGTTGGCAAGTCCCAAACCTGCCCTGGGCTCTGACCTCACAGGAGTCGGTGCCTCCGCCATCCACTCCCGCGCACACCATGGTGTCCGTCAGTCGCCCGGGGTAGTCCTTGTTGCAAGATGCATCCGAGATGATGCTGATGTTGGCGCAGTGCAGCGTGTCCGGAGGGTTCACTAAGaggggcgtgggggaggggacacCCGGATTCACTCTGGCTCGTgtttcccccctcctccccataGGGTCCTGCCCTGGAGCCCCGTCCTTGGACGCACCTTGTGAGTGGGAGCTCCCCGGGGTGTCAGGCTTACTGTTGGACACCAGGCCCCACCCGGACACCACGCAAGGTTCGCCTTGGTGCGGGCAATGCGTGGGCAGCGCCACGGGGCGCACTTGGCGGCTCAGGCGTGCTGGGCGGGCCAGACGCACCAACATGATGTCGTGGAGATGGCTGCGCGATTCGTAGCCCGGATGCGGGATGAGGCGAGACACGGCGATCAGCTGCTCGGGGCCATCGCGCTTGCGCAGGTTGTGCTCGCCCAGGCGTGCCCGCATGAAGCTGTGCATGTGCGCGTGTGGTGGGAGGTAACAAGCAGAGAGGGGTCCTGAGCGGACCACCCAGGGGCGAGCCACATCCTATTTCCCTTTCCTGTGACCCTGAAGCCCACGTCATTTAGGGGTTTCAGGAGCGGAAGCCTTCCCGCCTCCACCTGCTTCCTGCGCGGGCTTTTTTGCAGCAGGTCCCAACCCCAATCCAGCGAGGGGTCCGCCCCTCCGCGGGAGACCCTGCCCTCCTACCGGGTCTGGCAGTGGGCGGCGGTCAGCACCCAGCGTGGAGAGATGAGGGAAGCCCCGCAGTTAAAGCGTCCACGCTCGAACAGGGCCACCTGCCATGGCTGGGAGTAAGGCGCACACTCCTCGTCTGCAGTCTCCTGGCCGCCGCCCCCTGCGGGAGGAAGAGCCCGTGGaggagccctgagccctggggtctCTGGGCAGCCACTCCCTCACACCCTGTCCACCCGCGCCCTCCCCCAGCGCCGCAGGAGGCACTCGGCCGGGCCTTTGCAGGCTGTTACACCTGCTGCCCCTTCTGCAGCCACCTCCCCAGCCCCCCGCCCAACAGCAGCCCCCACTCCTTTCCATCAAGGCtctgtgagacagagagagaggaagggtcaAGGGTAAAGGTCAGGAAGTCCTCCACGTTTGTAGGACACCGCACCAGGGCTTAGATGAGGCTGCTTGGGATCAGTCCTTCAAAGTCACCAAATTGTCACAGATATCAAGTGGATGAGGACACTCAATACGCTTGACACACCTCCTGGCCAGAGTCAGGGTGGTGTGTGAGAGAGGCACTTCAGGCCGCATAAGGTCACGGCCGTATATGTGCAGGCACAAGCCGCCTGGCGGACGCCAGGAACcagccgggggtgggggagcagtgCCTGAGCTGACAATCACTTCCCaggtgttcacacacacacacacacgcacgcacacagcCAGCTGAGACAAGCTCAGTCTCGGGGGCCTGGTTGTGTACAGGGTCTGGAAACAGGCGTGGGAGTGGGGGCTTGACCCTGGGCTCCAGCGCTGGCAGTGTAACCCATCGCAGTTATTGGACCGGCTTTTTCATCTGTGAATTGAGAGCGGCTGTGAGGACGAGAGGTGTGTGCCTGTGCAATGTGCGCACGAGCTGTTGAGTGAAATACTCGATGGAAGTGCGCATGACTTTATTTGTGGGGACACGCACCTGCTTGGCCAGGGCCCTGGACGCAGAGGTGGCTAGCACAAGCCAGCCTTCTGCAACAAGCCCAGAGATGACAGGCAAGGTCAGAAGTGAGATTCACCTGCCAGCCTCAGGAGACGGCCCAAGTTCACTGACTTGGACCGACCTAGTACGTCAGACTCCAGGGTTCTCAAGGTCAGGGACACAGGTGCCTGGGCAGGACATTATGCCAGATCCTGGTGGTTCCAGCTACTCATCTGGCTTGGGAGTGGGGGAAGCACATGGGCCCCGGGGCTCTGTACCTTGTCCaattcctccccctgcccccaagaGGCTGCCGGGCGCAGGACATACTTAAGGATGTTTTGGGTTCGGGGCACCATGATGTTGAACATATCCAggcacgcacacactcacacatggtgtggggggcagggggcaggatgtTTCACAttgccaggccaaatgcccaccggGGGGCGGGCAGGAGCCGAGCAAAAGGGATAACGGAGCAGATGTGGTGGGCCTGGGTGTTCACAGAGGGAAGGGCCAggctgtcctgtgtgtgtgaggaCAGGTCCAAGCCGGAGGaaggcagaggccccagctggGTGCAGCAGGCACAGTCAGAGCCCCAGGGGAGGCTGGCTGCTTGGAGCCGGGAGCTAGGGTCATGTGGGCCGAGAGAGGGGGAGCACGGGGCAGAAGCATCGGGTTACAAGTCGGAGTTCACCTTGGCTGCCTCTCACTGGGCTGCAGTCCCTCCCCTGTGTCCTGCCAGGGCAAGGGCGCCCACCTCACGTAGACTTTGGGTGTCAGGGCCAAGTGTGCTTCTGGCACATTCCAAGGGTCCAACTGGGGGTGGGCACCTGCCTCTCACGCCCATGAagggagggcctggcagtgtCTTGTGGGGTGTGGGGCGACCCAAGGCAGGgggacccagggctttgggagtGATGAGGACTGTGGCACCCGGCTGGGGACGTGGCACCCTCTTCCCTAGGCCTTGGCTCCTTACCTGCAGCTGTCAGCAGGAAGAAGGCAAGCAGACACCACATGCTGCTGGAGGCGCTCAGCTGCAGTCTGGGAGcggagggagaggagggctggaggggctggagcGGCCAGTGTGCCCCCTGCTCCCCAGAACACTGCCCTTCACCTTGGTCCTGTGCCCTCCAACTTATTCACCTACTGGACGTCTCCTGCCTGTGAGAGCCCAgcaccatgccacctgccaccaCCAGCTGACCTTCTGGGCTGGGCTCCGGCCCTACCCACTGCCCCTTCCAGACCCTGCCAGCACCTCCAGCTTCCGTTACTGAGCCCAACCCTACCTCATCCCCTCCTACTCGGCTCTGCCTCCTCCATCATACTGGAGCTTGCGAAAGGCAGCCCTCACTCTGGACTGTAGTAGTGGCTCAATGCCTGGGATGGCGGTGgggcttctggaagcttccatctGCATGCTGGACCTTTTAGGCTCAGTCTGGCTCTCCCCAGAGAGCCTCCAATCCCAGTAAAAGCTATGGGCTGGCTTCTCCATGTGTCCCCAGCGTGCCGCCCTAGGCCTGGGACCTACACTGGGGCAGCTCCTGGCCATGCTCTAGGTCTCTCTGGGGATGTCCCCAGACACTGTCCCCGCCCCTCCCGCTCCATCCAGGAGCCTCAGGGCAATGTTGTCCTCAATTTGCTTCAAGTAAGGGCCTTCGCCATGGACACATGAACTTACCCAGCGCCCCCGAGGGTCACCTGCGCCTTTCTGTCACCAAGCTCCCACCCCGGCCACACGTCTCTCAGCGCCTCCAGATCCCCCCCACAGCCAGAAGAGGGGGAGTGGGCCCAGGGCTGCCTGCATTTATAGCTGTGGGCCcgcctgggtctgggggtggagtgGAAGGTTTATAGGCGGGACGCCTGGGTGGCGgggggctgggcagctgggccTAATGAGCATTTATGAGGCTGGGGCTCTTGCAGGAATCTGCAGGATGGCGTTGGCCCCTtggggcagggaggtggagggCGGGGGGCCTACCGCAGAGCCAGGGACCCAGAGTTGGCCGCTGCTGTCATCCCAGACTCTAAAACGGGGAGCCTTGAGCTGGACGTTTGTTACCGCAAGCCTACTgtgtggattaaaaaaacaaacaaaaggtaaaagactatttttattggaaaattacagagaagagagactcttccagcaatggctggagctggactgggatgaagccagggaccctggagctccatctgggtctcgtcCATGGATAACTTGCGTCATCcgctgctgacttcccaggtgcaCCGGCTGAGAGCTGGggtagaagtggagctgctgggacttgaaccagcctctGTTAGCACACAGAAGCTCAGCTT
Coding sequences within it:
- the LOC131482167 gene encoding uncharacterized protein LOC131482167 — protein: MSAVASDCPESLQDLVFTWEENRKFILRGWSLAFSILATVMVLSVTDGRMAYVQGSYTGYLGFWTDCRRHQCAVKGQVTVLIHMSKGFMLLALATCLVLLPAMGVSFWRAFRSLSKMDLVFSSLSISIGFLIAVSLTLFAVNCESLYPRPQVSYLVTFYLSWCASALMLWAGALSYLNQAGMWSRGSPSRLQQMNYRRWASLRGAFRSASNLAAEAGPVPGPDPDAPTACTVKGQRNSPSRT
- the LOC105942447 gene encoding kallikrein-1 — encoded protein: MWLLVLCLALSWGWTGAMPPVQSRIVGGQPCQKHSQPWQVALYSYSTLQCGGVLVDPRWVLTAAHCISKNYQLWVGRHNLFENEPEAQYVQVTGSFPHPDFNMSLLENHTRHLGEDFSHDIMLLRLAEPVTLSDAVQLLKLPTHEVPIGTTCLTSGWGSITPGTLLFPDELQCLNVDIQSNAVCKQNHIYKVTPFMLCAGLPEGGKDTCRGDSGGPLVCEGVLQGILSWGFIPCGRPNKPAVYTRVLSYVQWIQDTMAQNP
- the KLK15 gene encoding kallikrein-15 gives rise to the protein MRLQLSASSSMWCLLAFFLLTAAGGGGQETADEECAPYSQPWQVALFERGRFNCGASLISPRWVLTAAHCQTRFMRARLGEHNLRKRDGPEQLIAVSRLIPHPGYESRSHLHDIMLVRLARPARLSRQVRPVALPTHCPHQGEPCVVSGWGLVSNSKPDTPGSSHSQVNPPDTLHCANISIISDASCNKDYPGRLTDTMVCAGVDGGGTDSCEGDSGGPLICRGALQGIVSWGDVPCDTTTKPGVYTKVCRYIGWIQETMRIN